Proteins encoded together in one Streptomyces sp. B1I3 window:
- a CDS encoding M4 family metallopeptidase: MRSTPSRRATATGALIAAAALLTVGVQSGATAAPADNASAAPAAAVKGADPGALPAKLSPAQRAELLREANSTKAATAKELGLGSTEKLVVRDVVKDVDGTTHTRYERTLDGLPVLGGDLVVAESKAGATEGVTKASKATGAQLKAVGTTADVAPATAEKQALTAARADGSKSAEASKAPRKVVWAANGTPQLAYETVVGGLQHDGTPNELHVITDASSGAKLYEWQAIETGTGNTQYSGQVTLGTSGSSGSYNLTDAARGSHKTYNLNRGTSGTGTLFSGADDIWGNGSASNTETAAADAHYGAAETWDFYKNVMGRTGIKGNGVGAYSRVHYGNSYVNAFWSDSCFCMTYGDGSGNLAPLTSLDVAAHEMTHGVTSNTAGLNYSGESGGLNEATSDIFAAGVEFYSNTATDPGDYLVGEKIDINGDGTPLRYMDKPSKDGASKDSWYSGLGSVDVHYSSGPANHFFYLLSEGSGAKTVNGVSYNSPTSDGLPVTGIGRDKALQIWFKALTTKFTSTTNYAAARTGTLAVAGELYGTTSAEYTAVANAWAGIAVGSRPGGGTDPGGTVFQNTTVKALADLSTTNIPVVVSGVTGNAPSNLSVAVNITHTYRGDLVLDLVAPDGTAYRLKNSSSSDSADNVVATYTVNASSEVANGTWNLRVQDAYSGDTGTFNSVKLTF; this comes from the coding sequence GTGAGATCCACGCCCAGCCGTCGTGCCACCGCGACCGGCGCTCTGATAGCCGCAGCAGCCCTCCTCACCGTCGGAGTCCAGAGCGGTGCCACCGCCGCCCCGGCCGACAACGCCAGTGCCGCCCCCGCCGCCGCCGTCAAGGGCGCCGACCCGGGCGCGCTCCCCGCGAAGCTCTCCCCCGCCCAGCGGGCCGAACTGCTCCGCGAGGCCAACTCCACCAAGGCGGCCACCGCCAAGGAGCTCGGCCTCGGTTCCACGGAGAAGCTCGTCGTCCGCGATGTCGTCAAGGACGTCGACGGCACCACGCACACACGCTACGAGCGCACCCTCGACGGCCTCCCGGTCCTCGGCGGCGACCTGGTCGTGGCCGAGTCGAAGGCCGGAGCGACCGAAGGCGTCACCAAGGCGTCCAAGGCGACCGGAGCGCAGCTGAAGGCGGTCGGCACCACCGCGGACGTCGCACCGGCCACCGCCGAGAAGCAGGCGCTCACCGCGGCCCGGGCCGACGGCTCGAAGAGCGCCGAGGCGAGCAAGGCCCCGCGCAAGGTCGTCTGGGCGGCGAACGGCACCCCGCAGCTGGCGTACGAGACCGTGGTCGGCGGGCTGCAGCACGACGGCACCCCGAACGAGCTGCACGTCATCACCGACGCCTCGTCCGGCGCCAAGCTGTACGAGTGGCAGGCCATCGAGACCGGCACCGGCAACACCCAGTACAGCGGCCAGGTCACGCTGGGCACCTCCGGGTCCTCGGGCTCGTACAACCTGACCGACGCCGCGCGCGGCAGCCACAAGACGTACAACCTGAACCGCGGCACCTCGGGCACCGGGACGCTGTTCTCCGGCGCGGACGACATCTGGGGCAACGGCAGCGCGTCGAACACCGAGACGGCCGCCGCCGACGCGCACTACGGGGCCGCGGAGACCTGGGACTTCTACAAGAACGTCATGGGCCGCACCGGCATCAAGGGCAACGGCGTCGGCGCGTACTCCCGCGTCCACTACGGCAACAGCTACGTCAACGCCTTCTGGTCCGACAGCTGCTTCTGCATGACCTACGGCGACGGCAGCGGCAACCTCGCGCCCCTGACCTCGCTGGACGTGGCGGCCCACGAGATGACGCACGGCGTCACCTCCAACACCGCCGGTCTCAACTACAGCGGCGAGTCCGGTGGCCTCAACGAGGCCACCTCGGACATCTTCGCGGCGGGCGTGGAGTTCTACTCCAACACCGCCACGGACCCGGGCGACTACCTCGTCGGCGAGAAGATCGACATCAACGGTGACGGCACGCCGCTGCGTTACATGGACAAGCCGAGCAAGGACGGCGCGTCCAAGGACTCCTGGTACTCGGGCCTCGGCTCGGTCGACGTCCACTACTCCTCGGGCCCGGCGAACCACTTCTTCTACCTGCTCTCCGAGGGCAGCGGTGCCAAGACCGTCAACGGGGTGTCCTACAACTCCCCGACGTCGGACGGCCTTCCGGTGACCGGCATCGGCCGGGACAAGGCGCTGCAGATCTGGTTCAAGGCGCTCACCACGAAGTTCACCTCCACCACGAACTACGCCGCGGCCCGCACCGGCACGCTGGCCGTTGCCGGTGAGCTGTACGGCACCACGAGCGCCGAGTACACCGCGGTCGCCAACGCCTGGGCCGGCATCGCCGTGGGCTCACGCCCCGGTGGCGGCACCGACCCGGGTGGCACGGTCTTCCAGAACACGACCGTCAAGGCACTCGCCGACCTGAGCACCACCAACATCCCGGTCGTCGTCAGCGGCGTCACCGGCAACGCGCCCAGCAACCTCTCGGTGGCGGTCAACATCACGCACACCTACCGCGGTGACCTCGTCCTCGACCTGGTCGCCCCGGACGGGACGGCGTACCGCCTGAAGAACTCCTCGTCGAGCGACTCCGCGGACAACGTGGTGGCGACCTACACGGTCAACGCCTCCTCCGAGGTGGCCAACGGCACCTGGAACCTCAGGGTCCAGGACGCCTACTCCGGCGACACCGGCACCTTCAACAGCGTGAAGCTGACCTTCTGA
- the treS gene encoding maltose alpha-D-glucosyltransferase, translating into MIVNEPVHDLFEDTPAKDRDPDWFKRAVFYEVLVRSFQDSNGDGVGDLKGLTAKLDYLQWLGVDCLWLPPFFKSPLRDGGYDVSDYTAVLPEFGDLADFVEFVDAAHQRGMRVIIDFVMNHTSDQHDWFQQSRTDPHGPYGDYYVWADDDKQFPDARIIFVDTETSNWTFDPVRKQYYWHRFFSHQPDLNYENPAVQEEIISALRFWLDLGIDGFRVDAVPYLYQREGTNCENLPETHNFLKRVRKEIDANYPDTVLLAEANQWPEDVVDYFGDFPAGGDECHMAFHFPVMPRIFMAVRRESRYPVSEILAKTPEIPSGCQWGIFLRNHDELTLEMVTDEERDYMYAEYAKDPRMRANIGIRRRLAPLLDNDRNQIELFTALLLSLPGSPILYYGDEIGMGDNIWLGDRDAVRTPMQWTPDRNAGFSSSDPGRLYLPTIMDPVYGYQVTNVEASMASPSSLLHWTRRMIEIRKQNPAFGLGSYSELPSSNPAVIAFTREYKDDLVLCVHNFSRFAQPTELDLRAFNGRHPVELIGGVRFPAVGQWPYLLTLAGHGFYWFRLRKDAPVS; encoded by the coding sequence ATGATCGTCAATGAGCCCGTTCACGACCTGTTCGAGGACACGCCCGCCAAGGACCGTGATCCCGACTGGTTCAAGCGTGCCGTCTTCTACGAGGTACTCGTCCGGTCCTTCCAGGACTCCAACGGCGACGGCGTCGGCGACCTCAAGGGCCTCACCGCCAAGCTCGACTACCTGCAATGGCTCGGTGTCGACTGCCTCTGGCTGCCGCCCTTCTTCAAGTCGCCGCTGCGTGACGGCGGTTACGACGTCTCCGACTACACCGCCGTGCTGCCCGAGTTCGGCGACCTGGCCGATTTCGTGGAGTTCGTCGACGCCGCCCATCAGCGCGGCATGCGGGTGATCATCGACTTCGTCATGAATCACACGAGCGACCAGCACGACTGGTTCCAGCAGTCCCGCACCGACCCGCACGGGCCGTACGGCGACTACTACGTCTGGGCCGACGACGACAAGCAGTTCCCGGACGCGCGGATCATCTTCGTCGACACGGAGACGTCCAACTGGACGTTCGACCCGGTGCGCAAGCAGTACTACTGGCACCGGTTCTTCTCGCACCAGCCCGATCTCAACTACGAGAACCCGGCCGTGCAGGAGGAGATCATCTCCGCCCTGCGCTTCTGGCTGGACCTCGGCATCGACGGTTTCCGGGTCGACGCCGTGCCGTACCTCTACCAGCGCGAGGGCACCAACTGCGAGAACCTCCCCGAGACCCACAACTTCCTCAAGCGGGTCCGCAAGGAGATCGACGCCAACTATCCCGACACCGTGCTGCTGGCCGAGGCCAACCAGTGGCCGGAGGACGTCGTCGACTACTTCGGCGACTTCCCGGCCGGCGGCGACGAGTGCCACATGGCGTTCCACTTCCCGGTCATGCCGCGCATCTTCATGGCCGTACGCCGGGAGAGCCGCTACCCGGTCTCGGAAATCCTGGCGAAGACCCCGGAGATCCCCTCCGGCTGCCAGTGGGGCATCTTCCTCCGCAACCACGACGAGCTCACCCTCGAAATGGTCACGGACGAAGAGCGCGACTACATGTACGCGGAGTACGCCAAGGACCCGCGGATGCGTGCCAACATCGGCATCCGCCGCCGCCTCGCACCCCTCCTGGACAACGACCGCAACCAGATCGAGCTGTTCACCGCGCTGCTGCTCTCCCTGCCCGGGTCACCGATCCTCTACTACGGGGACGAGATCGGGATGGGCGACAACATCTGGCTCGGCGACCGCGACGCCGTGCGCACCCCCATGCAGTGGACCCCGGACCGCAACGCGGGCTTCTCCTCCAGCGATCCGGGGCGGCTCTACCTCCCCACGATCATGGACCCGGTCTACGGCTACCAGGTCACCAACGTCGAGGCGTCCATGGCCTCGCCGTCGTCGCTGCTCCACTGGACGCGGCGGATGATCGAGATCCGCAAGCAGAATCCGGCGTTCGGCCTCGGCTCGTACAGCGAACTGCCGTCGTCGAACCCCGCGGTGATCGCGTTCACCCGCGAGTACAAGGACGACCTCGTGCTGTGCGTCCACAACTTCTCGCGTTTCGCGCAACCGACGGAGCTCGATCTGCGCGCCTTCAACGGGCGTCATCCGGTGGAGCTGATCGGCGGGGTGCGCTTCCCCGCCGTCGGTCAGTGGCCCTACCTGCTGACACTGGCGGGGCACGGTTTCTACTGGTTCCGGCTGCGGAAGGATGCTCCGGTCAGCTGA
- a CDS encoding SpoIIE family protein phosphatase, whose product MNGGGGRARRLTRRLAAQGGTSRLLHIRRPENTGALRADRFTTAARMRWLHAASTRIGTTLDLERTAQELAAYSVPRLADGAAVDLLESVLRGEEGERVTGSAVPATRAMAVRAVEALSGLEPSPVGEVVDRRERRETLLTTHCLRRGESVLVSRMTEEDYRRVAPTDSAAAAMRRQGVHSYLAVPLIARGVLLGSADFVRAGDSPPFNRADADVAVQLGAMAAVFMDNARLYGRERQHVLSLQRSLLPRATPRTPGLRVRAHYAPAADAHGVGGDWYDVVALPGGRTALVVGDVTGHGVAAAATMGRLRTVARTLMTLDIAPDRVLARLDLATRDLEDDQVATCLCAVYDPADGGYTIASAGHPPPLLVEDDGTTRFLDVPVGAPLGAGVIPYDPLRLRARAGSRLVLYTDGLVKTRVDDVDVQLEGLRAAVAAMVPADLDDGGLLTLLRQAEGRFDEAVLVVAGGSELPAEAGLRVWDLPEEGNPASTARRLVTEQLTRWGLADIADVTELVVSELVGNAMRYGGGPGRLRLLRDERLLVEVADTGPDLPQIQHADVSDEGGRGLQLINLLCRRWGSCRTATGKVVWAEQNIPS is encoded by the coding sequence GTGAACGGCGGCGGAGGCCGAGCGAGACGCCTGACCCGTCGGCTGGCCGCCCAGGGCGGCACGTCCCGGCTGCTGCACATCCGCCGCCCGGAGAACACCGGCGCCCTGCGGGCCGACCGCTTCACCACAGCCGCCCGGATGCGCTGGCTCCACGCGGCGAGCACCCGGATCGGTACGACGCTGGACCTGGAGCGTACGGCCCAGGAGCTGGCTGCCTACAGCGTGCCCAGGCTGGCGGACGGCGCCGCCGTCGACCTGCTGGAATCCGTGCTGCGCGGCGAGGAGGGCGAGCGCGTCACCGGGAGCGCCGTACCCGCCACCCGGGCCATGGCGGTGCGGGCCGTCGAGGCGCTCTCCGGACTGGAACCCTCCCCGGTCGGCGAGGTCGTCGACCGGCGGGAGCGCCGGGAGACCCTGCTGACCACGCACTGCCTGCGCCGCGGCGAGTCCGTACTGGTCAGCAGGATGACCGAGGAGGACTACCGGCGCGTCGCCCCGACGGACAGCGCCGCGGCGGCCATGCGGCGCCAGGGCGTCCACAGCTACCTCGCCGTACCGCTGATCGCCCGTGGTGTCCTGCTGGGCTCGGCCGACTTCGTACGCGCCGGGGACAGCCCGCCCTTCAACCGGGCCGACGCCGACGTGGCCGTCCAGCTCGGCGCCATGGCAGCCGTCTTCATGGACAACGCCCGCCTCTACGGGCGCGAGCGCCAGCACGTCCTCTCCCTCCAGCGCAGCCTGCTCCCGCGCGCCACCCCCCGCACCCCCGGCCTGCGGGTGCGCGCGCACTACGCGCCGGCCGCCGACGCGCACGGGGTGGGCGGCGACTGGTACGACGTGGTGGCGCTGCCCGGCGGGCGTACGGCGCTGGTCGTCGGCGACGTCACCGGCCACGGGGTGGCGGCCGCCGCGACGATGGGACGGCTGCGCACCGTGGCCCGTACCCTCATGACGCTGGACATCGCGCCGGACCGGGTGCTCGCCCGGCTGGACCTGGCCACCCGCGACCTGGAGGACGACCAGGTCGCCACCTGTCTCTGCGCGGTCTACGACCCGGCGGACGGCGGCTACACGATCGCGAGCGCGGGCCATCCGCCGCCGCTGCTGGTGGAGGACGACGGCACCACCCGGTTCCTCGACGTCCCGGTCGGCGCGCCGCTGGGAGCGGGAGTCATCCCCTACGACCCGCTGCGGTTGCGCGCCCGGGCGGGCAGCCGGCTGGTGCTCTACACCGACGGCCTGGTCAAGACGCGCGTCGACGACGTGGACGTCCAGCTGGAAGGGCTGCGCGCGGCCGTGGCCGCGATGGTGCCGGCGGACCTCGACGACGGAGGGCTCCTCACCCTGCTGCGGCAGGCCGAAGGCCGCTTCGACGAGGCGGTGCTGGTGGTGGCCGGGGGGAGCGAGCTGCCGGCCGAGGCCGGCCTGCGGGTGTGGGACCTGCCGGAGGAGGGCAACCCGGCCTCCACCGCCCGCAGGCTGGTCACCGAGCAGCTCACCCGGTGGGGCCTGGCCGATATCGCCGACGTCACCGAACTGGTCGTCAGCGAGCTGGTCGGCAACGCCATGCGGTACGGCGGCGGCCCCGGCCGGCTACGGCTGCTGCGTGACGAGCGGCTGCTGGTCGAGGTCGCGGACACCGGGCCCGACCTGCCGCAGATCCAGCACGCCGACGTGAGCGACGAGGGCGGCCGGGGGCTGCAGCTCATCAACCTGCTGTGCCGCCGGTGGGGTTCGTGCCGCACGGCGACCGGCAAGGTCGTCTGGGCCGAGCAGAACATCCCGTCCTAG
- a CDS encoding alpha-1,4-glucan--maltose-1-phosphate maltosyltransferase, with the protein MIGRIPVLDVRPLVDCGRRPAKAVAGETFQVSATVFREGHDAVAANVVLCDPSGRPGPWTPMRELAPGTDRWGCDVTPTAEGHWTYTVEAWSDPVATWRNHAQIKIPAGIDTALVLAEGAELYERAATGVPKRDGREAVLAAVDALRDTGRTAAARLDAALAPEVGEALGRHPLRELVTASRPMPLVVERPRALYGSWYELFPRSEGARPEPVAPVKPARKPRATKATKAATGAQRGPEAGARLPAPSTRIVSGTFRTAAERLPAVAAMGFDVVYLPPIHPIGTTHRKGPNNSLSPAPDDPGVPWAIGSAEGGHDAVHPDLGTLEDFDHFVGTARTLRMEVALDFALQCSPDHPWVTEHPEWFHHRPDGSIAYAENPPKKYQDIYPIAFDKDMPGIVAETVRLLRFWMDRGVRIFRVDNPHTKPVVFWEKVIADINRTDPDVIFLAEAFTRPAMMRTLAAVGFQQSYTYFTWRNTKQELTEYALELSGESASYMRPNFFVNTPDILPGYLQDGGRPAFEARAVLAATLSPSWGVYAGFELCENTPVHPGSEEYQDSEKYQLRPRDWEAAEREGRSLAPLITSLNRIRRRHPALQQLRDVHFHSVDNEALIAYSKRSGSNIVLVVVNLDPHHTQEATVSLDMPRLGLDRHESVPVRDELTGDTYHWGRTFYVRLEPGVTPAHVVVLRPSPPTGGSPTP; encoded by the coding sequence ATGATCGGTCGCATTCCCGTCCTGGACGTCCGTCCGCTCGTCGACTGCGGCAGACGGCCGGCCAAAGCCGTCGCAGGTGAGACCTTCCAGGTCAGCGCCACCGTCTTCCGTGAAGGCCATGACGCGGTGGCCGCCAATGTCGTCCTGTGCGATCCGAGCGGACGGCCCGGCCCCTGGACGCCGATGCGCGAACTCGCTCCGGGTACGGACCGCTGGGGCTGCGACGTCACCCCTACGGCGGAGGGGCACTGGACCTACACCGTCGAGGCGTGGAGCGATCCGGTCGCCACCTGGCGCAACCACGCACAGATCAAGATCCCCGCCGGAATCGACACCGCGCTGGTCCTCGCGGAGGGCGCCGAACTGTACGAACGGGCCGCCACCGGCGTGCCGAAGCGCGACGGGCGCGAGGCGGTTCTCGCCGCCGTCGACGCACTGCGCGACACCGGCCGCACGGCGGCCGCCCGGCTGGACGCCGCGCTCGCGCCCGAGGTGGGCGAGGCTCTCGGCCGGCACCCCCTGCGCGAACTGGTCACGGCGTCCCGCCCGATGCCCCTGGTCGTCGAGCGCCCACGCGCCCTCTACGGTTCCTGGTACGAGCTGTTCCCGCGCTCCGAGGGAGCACGCCCGGAGCCGGTCGCGCCCGTGAAGCCGGCCCGGAAACCGCGCGCCACCAAGGCGACGAAGGCCGCGACGGGCGCGCAGAGGGGCCCTGAGGCCGGGGCGCGGCTTCCCGCCCCGTCCACCAGGATCGTCAGCGGCACCTTCCGTACCGCCGCCGAGCGGCTTCCGGCCGTCGCAGCGATGGGGTTCGACGTCGTCTACCTGCCACCCATCCACCCCATCGGCACCACGCACCGCAAGGGTCCCAACAACAGCCTCTCTCCCGCCCCCGACGACCCGGGGGTGCCCTGGGCGATCGGTTCGGCCGAGGGCGGCCACGACGCCGTCCACCCCGATCTCGGCACGCTCGAGGACTTCGACCACTTCGTCGGCACGGCCCGCACGCTGCGGATGGAGGTCGCGCTGGACTTCGCGCTCCAGTGCTCGCCGGACCACCCGTGGGTGACCGAACACCCCGAGTGGTTCCACCACCGGCCCGACGGGTCCATCGCCTACGCGGAGAACCCGCCGAAGAAGTACCAGGACATCTACCCGATCGCCTTCGACAAGGACATGCCCGGGATCGTCGCCGAGACCGTTCGCCTCCTGCGGTTCTGGATGGACCGCGGCGTACGCATCTTCCGTGTCGACAATCCGCACACCAAGCCGGTGGTCTTCTGGGAGAAGGTGATCGCCGACATCAACCGCACCGACCCGGACGTGATCTTCCTGGCCGAGGCGTTCACCCGGCCCGCGATGATGCGCACGCTGGCAGCGGTCGGCTTCCAGCAGTCCTACACGTACTTCACCTGGCGTAACACGAAGCAGGAACTCACCGAGTACGCCCTGGAGCTCTCGGGCGAGTCCGCCTCGTACATGAGGCCCAACTTCTTCGTGAACACGCCCGACATCCTTCCCGGTTACCTCCAGGACGGCGGCCGTCCGGCCTTCGAGGCGCGGGCCGTGCTCGCCGCCACCCTGTCCCCCTCCTGGGGCGTGTACGCGGGCTTCGAGCTGTGCGAGAACACCCCGGTGCATCCCGGGAGCGAGGAGTACCAGGACTCGGAGAAGTACCAACTCAGGCCCAGGGACTGGGAGGCGGCGGAACGTGAGGGCCGCTCGCTGGCACCCCTGATCACCTCGCTCAACCGGATCCGGCGTCGCCACCCCGCGCTCCAGCAACTGCGCGACGTCCACTTCCACTCCGTCGACAACGAGGCGCTGATCGCCTACAGCAAGCGCTCCGGTTCGAACATCGTTCTGGTGGTCGTCAACCTCGACCCTCACCACACCCAGGAGGCCACGGTCTCGTTGGACATGCCGCGCCTCGGCCTCGACCGGCACGAGAGCGTGCCGGTGCGCGACGAGCTCACCGGCGACACCTATCACTGGGGCAGGACTTTCTATGTGCGTCTGGAGCCGGGTGTGACACCCGCGCACGTCGTCGTCCTGCGACCGTCCCCGCCGACCGGAGGGTCACCCACACCATGA
- the glgP gene encoding alpha-glucan family phosphorylase, whose amino-acid sequence MKAIRRFTVRPVLPEPLQPLSDLARNLRWSWHTETQQLFQAADPEGWRPADADPVRLLGAVSAGRLTELAGDQHFLRRLTEVSENLREYLEGPRWYQDQLGQGAELPAAIAYFSPEFGVTAALPQYSGGLGILAGDHLKAASDLGVPLIGVGLLYRHGYFRQSLSRDGWQQEHYPVLDPNELPLTLVREADGTPSRVVLALPGGRSLYASIWQAHVGRVPLLLLDSDVEENAPGERDVTDRLYGGGSDHRLLQEMLLGIGGVRAVRTYCRLTGHADPEVFHTNEGHAGFLGLERIRELSETGLDFDAALETVRAGAVFTTHTPVPAGIDRFERQLVARHFGDDGELRGVPVDRILRLGMETYPGGEPNLFNMAVMGLRLAQRANGVSTLHGAVSREMFSGLWPGFDPTEVPITSVTNGVHAPTWVAPEVLRLGARKFGTDRAENALAGAEVSQDDSAGSEQAGTPRRWNAVTAVPDREIWDLRRGLREQLVTEVRKRLYASWRRRGAGTAELGWIDDVLDPDVLTIGFARRVPSYKRLTLMLHDRDRLRALLLHPTHPIQIVVAGKAHPADDGGKRLVQELVKFADDPRVRHRIVFLPDYGMGMAQKLYPGCDVWLNNPLRPLEACGTSGMKAALNGCLNLSVRDGWWDEWYEPDFGWAIPTADGSATDEERRDELEAGALYSLIEERVAPRFYDRNAEDLPERWIEMVRRTLVTLGPKVLAGRMVREYVERLYAPAAAARRALQPAVAQELAAWKARVRAAWPQVAVDHVEASADTVVGGSAELGSTLALRVRIALGGLDPDDVEVQVVAGRVDSGDAIAEAQAFPLKPAGGHDLEDRWLYEGPLALDRTGPYGYTVRVLPSHPLLASGAELGLVAVPTASAGEDGGVLLR is encoded by the coding sequence GTGAAGGCCATTCGTCGATTCACCGTGCGTCCCGTCCTCCCCGAACCCCTGCAACCGCTCAGCGACCTCGCCCGCAACCTGCGCTGGTCCTGGCACACCGAGACCCAACAGCTCTTCCAGGCGGCCGACCCGGAGGGCTGGCGCCCCGCGGACGCCGACCCCGTGCGCCTGCTCGGCGCGGTCTCCGCCGGCCGCCTGACCGAACTGGCCGGGGACCAGCACTTCCTGCGCCGGCTCACCGAGGTGTCCGAGAACCTCCGGGAGTACCTCGAAGGACCGAGGTGGTACCAGGACCAGCTCGGCCAGGGTGCGGAGCTCCCCGCCGCCATCGCCTACTTCTCACCCGAATTCGGGGTCACCGCGGCCCTGCCCCAGTACTCCGGCGGACTCGGCATCCTGGCCGGGGACCACCTGAAGGCCGCCAGCGACCTGGGCGTGCCCCTCATCGGGGTCGGCCTGCTCTACCGGCACGGCTACTTCCGCCAGAGCCTGTCCCGTGACGGCTGGCAGCAGGAGCACTATCCGGTCCTGGATCCCAACGAGTTGCCGCTCACCCTCGTACGCGAGGCGGACGGCACCCCCAGCCGGGTGGTGCTCGCCCTGCCCGGCGGGCGTTCGCTGTACGCCTCGATCTGGCAGGCCCACGTGGGCCGCGTCCCGCTGCTGCTGCTCGACTCCGACGTCGAGGAGAACGCACCCGGCGAGCGCGACGTCACCGACCGGCTCTACGGCGGCGGCAGCGACCACCGCCTGCTGCAGGAGATGCTGCTCGGCATCGGCGGGGTCCGGGCGGTGCGGACCTACTGCCGGCTGACCGGGCACGCGGACCCCGAGGTGTTCCACACCAACGAGGGACACGCCGGATTCCTCGGCCTGGAGCGCATCCGGGAACTCTCCGAGACCGGCCTGGACTTCGACGCGGCCCTGGAGACGGTGCGGGCCGGGGCGGTGTTCACCACCCACACCCCGGTCCCCGCCGGCATAGACCGGTTCGAGCGCCAGCTGGTCGCCCGCCACTTCGGTGACGACGGCGAACTGCGGGGCGTGCCCGTGGACCGGATCCTGCGCCTCGGCATGGAAACGTATCCCGGTGGGGAGCCGAACCTCTTCAACATGGCGGTGATGGGCCTGCGGCTCGCGCAGCGCGCCAACGGCGTCTCCACGCTGCACGGAGCCGTCAGCCGGGAGATGTTCTCCGGCCTGTGGCCGGGCTTCGACCCCACGGAGGTGCCGATCACCTCCGTGACCAACGGGGTGCACGCGCCGACGTGGGTCGCCCCCGAGGTACTCCGCCTCGGCGCCAGGAAGTTCGGCACCGACCGTGCGGAGAACGCCCTCGCGGGCGCCGAGGTCAGCCAGGACGACAGTGCCGGGAGCGAGCAGGCCGGCACCCCCAGACGCTGGAACGCCGTGACAGCCGTCCCGGACCGGGAGATCTGGGACCTCCGCCGCGGGCTGCGCGAGCAGCTCGTCACCGAGGTCCGCAAGCGGCTCTACGCCTCCTGGCGCAGGCGCGGCGCCGGCACCGCCGAGCTGGGCTGGATCGACGACGTGCTCGATCCCGACGTCCTGACCATCGGATTCGCCCGCCGCGTCCCCTCCTACAAGCGCCTGACGCTCATGCTGCACGACCGCGACCGGCTGCGGGCGCTCCTGCTCCACCCGACGCACCCCATCCAGATCGTCGTCGCCGGCAAGGCCCACCCCGCCGACGACGGGGGGAAGCGCCTCGTCCAGGAGCTGGTGAAGTTCGCGGACGACCCCAGGGTGCGCCACCGCATCGTCTTCCTGCCGGACTACGGCATGGGGATGGCGCAGAAGCTCTACCCGGGCTGCGACGTCTGGCTCAACAACCCGCTGCGCCCGCTGGAGGCCTGTGGCACCAGCGGGATGAAGGCCGCGCTCAACGGCTGCCTCAACCTGTCGGTGCGCGACGGCTGGTGGGACGAGTGGTACGAACCGGACTTCGGCTGGGCGATCCCCACCGCCGACGGTTCCGCCACCGACGAGGAGCGGCGCGACGAGCTGGAGGCGGGCGCCCTCTACTCGCTGATCGAGGAGCGGGTCGCCCCCCGCTTCTACGACCGGAACGCCGAGGACCTGCCGGAGCGGTGGATCGAGATGGTCCGCCGCACCCTGGTCACCCTGGGACCCAAGGTTCTGGCGGGCCGCATGGTGCGCGAGTACGTCGAGCGGCTCTACGCCCCTGCGGCGGCGGCCCGCCGGGCCCTGCAGCCGGCAGTGGCACAGGAGCTGGCGGCCTGGAAGGCCAGGGTCCGCGCGGCGTGGCCCCAGGTGGCCGTCGACCACGTGGAGGCCTCGGCCGACACCGTGGTGGGCGGGTCGGCCGAGCTGGGCTCCACCCTCGCGCTCCGGGTGCGGATCGCGCTGGGCGGCCTGGATCCGGACGACGTCGAGGTGCAGGTGGTCGCCGGCCGGGTCGACTCCGGTGACGCGATCGCCGAGGCCCAGGCCTTCCCGCTGAAGCCGGCGGGCGGTCACGACCTGGAGGACCGCTGGCTGTACGAGGGCCCGCTCGCGCTCGACCGCACGGGACCGTACGGCTACACGGTGCGGGTCCTGCCCTCCCATCCGCTGCTCGCCTCCGGTGCGGAGCTGGGCCTGGTCGCCGTGCCGACCGCTTCGGCGGGTGAGGACGGCGGGGTGCTCCTGCGCTGA